From the Lathyrus oleraceus cultivar Zhongwan6 chromosome 3, CAAS_Psat_ZW6_1.0, whole genome shotgun sequence genome, the window ttgtgataacactaagttttaccaaaattgatgccaatccatagaaccaacaaactccccctttggcaaattttggctaaaacaaacaACAGATCATACGATCACAAGAAATTAAGCAAAGTATCAGTTCAGTagcagaagtaaacatacacacattactagcaaaaATAAAAACTAGTAAACACACAAGCGCTTGTACTCATAACACACCATCTCCCCCTTCAGCTAGACCACAACAAGCAGCAACCTGCTTCACACAGACAGAACACTCAGACAGAGAATCCTCCCCCTGTGCCAAAGCCAAAACACACCAGAAAAGTTCTCCAAACATCATCTATAGCTATATCTACTTCTCCCCttttttagccaaaagagaccaaagagacaaaataaatgtctatttagTCATTAACCGAAATATCAAAAGTTAAAGGGTTACAAAACCAAGTACATAACCAGCTGTAAGCAAGCTGAGATACAAATCAACAAAACATCAAAATAGCAAAACAGAATTGCCAAAAATAAGAAAATCCACCACATCAAAAGAAACCATCACATCAATAGGGACCAAAGTCAAGGAGCTACTCAGTAGAGCTtgagcttgcatcttcatcagcacCAGAAACAGAACTGCCACTTGTGTCATCGTTGTTAGCAAACCTCTtactagaggtgtgggcttcagcTTCTTCTTCATGGCTGACATTAGCATTTTCAATATTTTCACCTTCAGCctgctccaagcttgcaatcaaCGCTTCCAACGATTGTTTTCTAGCggttgctacccttatcccttcacCCAACTCTTTGCAAGCCTCATTAAGCTCAACAATTGTTCCAACTTTTGAGGTTGGCTTTTTCATggaagatgtcatgacaatatcctCGATATGACTACCTTCAAACAGTTTATAGTGCACATATAGAAAAGGTTTTCTTCTACTATGTAAGTCATTAGAGCACATGATACCAGGGTGTTGATTCAAGATAATTCCACAGATCATTAAGGGAAAGGCAATTGGTAGCTTAACTGCATTAGTAGATGCATGCTTGAtgatttgttcaaacataaatctaccatagtcaaattTCACTTTGGTTCCAACAACAAAAATAAACCTCCCAAAGGTATTAGCAATAGTGGAAATATGGTTGGTAGGGACCCAATTTGTAGCTCCTATTTTATGCAAGATAGCATACTTGACAGTCAACTTCCCAACAGAAAGATGGTTTTTAACAGGCCAACCTTTCACCTGCCTAGCTGTAATCtctctacagacctcattgtctgtaaCTTCTAATTAACCTGCACCCTCAATTTTTCTTCCTAGAAAATTATTAATAACAGTAGGAGAGAATGTTATACACTTACCCctcacaaacaccttgcagaactcctTGTTGTTCTTATCAGAAATATCCACAGGAATATTGATAATAAATTCCTTAACTAAACCCTCATAGCATTGAGAGAACCCAACCATAATCTTCAACAACCCAGCAACCTttatcaggtccatgacctccttgacATCAACAACATCTTTTCCCAACTCCCTTTCCACAGCCACCCttctttgaatcacaaatttccacttggcagctccatcctcaagatggaaagagatgttATCCAAATGAACAGCATGAACTTTAACAGGAGACTTCCTAGAAGTGGTTTTCTTCacaggagagatgtcagggacatcttcctcaacatcctcTTCAGACTTAGAATCatctctgaccttcctcttcttcacttcaaccttgctccaagatttggagggaccAATACCAGCAGTCTTCTTAGATTTTCTAGCTGACATCAGTTCAGCCACAAATCTTCCTTTGCAAGTCTTCATGCGTTTAGCCACACTTGGCTTAAGGTGATGAAGTAAGCTTCCTCTTGATCATCAGAGCTACCATCCTCTAGATCAATCACATCATGCTTCTCAGAGTGGGAAGCATTGGCAGTTTTAGATGCCACAAATTTTCCTTTTTCAGACACGGTTTGCCCTAGAGAGCACAACCCTTCAGCAACCAAGTCCTTCTCAGAATTGGAGGAATTGTCATCCTTACCACTATGTtgttcaacctcaggagaggggtacatttgagaaagaggagtagaaactcccttcATAGAGTGTCCTCCATTAAGGATTCTAATGACTAGGTTTCTTATAACACGATCAGTGTGGTATATATCTTCCTTAGAATTAGTGGCAGGAGTTGAACCAGAGGGAATACTAGAGGAGTTACCTTGATTAGAGCATGCAGAAGCTGAGGCATCAATGGGTTGGTTCAAATCAATGGCCTCGTAGGGAATAACAGAGAGAGGAACAACATCCAGGATCTCATCATCGGGAATGctgatcggtaaaatagcaagtgtactatttgtaccaatgtagtaataaaatgggagttatcccgagtatcgatctcaaggactgcgTAGTAAGTACAAATCTTTACAATAATTCCATTGAACAAAAGATCATAGGGGTTGGATgattattttcaaaataataagAATGAAAAAGAAAGTATATAAAGTGTATAAAAAGCTGTTAAACGATATTAGAGAGCATGCTAAGGCAAGATGTGTGAATTGCTTTGTAATACACTTCTTCCATATTATATAACATTTACGTTGTGATTATTCAAAACCGATTCTCAAGAATTGTTTTCTCTATTTCCTTAGCCGAAAACTATTAACagtcaatttcaatcctaattccttagttatTCAAATTGACATTACGAAATATGCAATTGATCAAGAATTAACGGCTACTACGGTTTGATCCttattcctaagtgattaaatcgaagtattattatacaacaagcgataaggcggtttgttcgacctaaaccttaaccagagatcaaaattccatttgtctgataaaataaagcattaagaatgttgtataataatttgaataaaGAAAACATCGatgatcataaaaacatagaaaaaACATTTATAtagtagcaattcagggacaccccctaacattggggggtttagcttctcataatattcaaagatagtaaattacaaaatagagacattacaatttgttgatgatgaagattGATCTTCATtctcttccgatcttgaagatctcttctcCTCTAAACACCTTGCAAGCTCGCTTCTCCTTTCTGTCTTTTTCTTCTACGATCCAAAGTCCCCTTTCTCTTTACTAAAATCCGTACTAAATTGTTTCCAATCAACTAAAAACATCGTGAAATACCCAGACTGCCCTCCGGACATACACAGGGGTCAACACACTAAAAATCAGCAAACGGGGCGAattggccaacacgggccgtgtcaggtgacacgaGCGCCCGTGCTGGATCTCTGTCAATCTCAAATCCTCAGCCCTTGCTGACACGagccgtgtcagctgacacgagcacccgtgtcagccccctggtTTCTTGATTCCAACATCTCTCTTCTGCACATGTTGACACaggcacccgtgtcagccccccTGTTTTTGTCTTTTCTCGCTTTGCACGATGTCCTTGAATTCCATTCTTCCGGTACGCATCTTTCGGGCTTATTATTGGACCTGGAAACCAAACAGTACTACacagaaatgcataaaatgcgATAAAAAGAGATGAACTACTAATGCAACATAAAACAAGCAGAAATTAATAAAATGTGATAAACTTAAGAAATCAACTAAAATAAAGAACAAAATATTaccgattcttgaagattcatgctggatagatgatgaaaactaagtgcaaatggtgaccgatcacaaccctaaacttatatcattgcttgtcctcaagtgatgtaagAGACAACACAAAGGTCAACCATGGATTTTCTTCTTTCCATAACACAGCTGATGCTATTCGCAACTTATCTTCCTCCTTCCCGATTAAGCTTCTGGTTCACCCATTCGAACTATCCACTACATTATCATATCAGAGTGTTCCTTCACCTGCAAACTTCTTCACACTactcaccaattctctcggggttaaAGTGTTTAGCACTCATGATATCAaggtatgcaatatcaactcttaGTTTTTGAATATATTCTACGTTAACTACACAAACCAAATTCACACACTTGTCTTCCGGGTTATAACAGGGCTTAGGTACGATGGGGGTAGACAAGAAAATGGATGACAAAGGTTTAGAACTCGGCATtcatgttgttgtttttctttgtgCACAAGTTGTTTTATGGGGTGTTGTCCAACTTGACTCTTTTTCGCTCAAATTTTTGTTCTTTTGAGTATCACATTAATGTATGAGTCTTTGACTTAGGCAAGTGCTTATACTtcatttctatttttcatttcttttctcttttttttttcgaTAGAAGCGGGTGTTTCTACACATTTTTTTATTGCACTTGCCCTTTTTCAAAATTTCTTCTAAGGATCACCACTCCAAACTTATCTTTTTGCATGAATTTTACACTACAATCATGCCGAGCGAGGGTAGGAAGTGTTTGGCTTATGGTTAACATGGCGGTTTACACAAACAAGGGGGGTACAGGCTCAACGGGGTTAACAACGGATAAATACAACATTAtggatggctagaaaggctaaaagggtgaaaacaaacaacgtgcctcaaTGTGCATCTTTGTATTGTGCTATATCAGTAGAACTTATGCAAAATTAGAGAGATAAAGTCATACCTGAATGCGCTCTTTTGTGTTTGGTTATGTTGAAATCTCACCATGTTGGATAAGCTTGCAGGCTCCAAACCACTCTTTATGACAAACAACTTCTTTTTCAGCTTGGGTTTACCTTCCCCTCTTTCGGTCTAGAGTTGCCAAGTTGCGTCCAACATTTTCTTTCTCAGCTGTATCACCTTCCAAGTTGCCTCAGGAGCAATTCTGGGGTTGCATATTCCCTCACTGGTCACTAGTCCATCATTTATCCAGTAGAATCCACTTTTATCTGTAACTTAAAGAAATAAAACAgacacacaaagacaaaacaaagtaacaaaacaaacaaataccactaaaaaattaaaatacaaaacaattaaaaccccccccacacttgaaccaaacattgtctgGAATGTTTATTGTCAAGATAAGAGGGGTACTCACAATGTTTACTGAGGAGTTGGGGGCGGGTACGGATAATGCAACATCATGCGTTGCATCATCGCATTCATCTCATCCAAGACCGTCCCTTGACGGTGTTGTTCGACTCCAAACCTGGTGAGCTCCTCACCTTGCCTAGATTGCTCAGTGCGAAGGTGACCGATCTCATCTTGAATCCAACCCCATTGGTCTTGTGGCATGGAGTAGGACCCTGAAGCTTGAGTCGGTTCTTGCGGTTGCTGGTAAAACGGCTCCTCAGTGCTCGTTGCACCCTCCATATGTTCATTTGCAGGCAAAGAATCAAGAAAATCTTCGTCCCCCTCATCCAGGTCGAGACACTTATAAAGTCAGTTGGCTCTGTTAGTAATACTGATGAAATCATAAACGGGTAAAGCAAGAACATGGGCTTTTTGGCAAATAAGAGAATAATAATCTTGTTTTACCGCAATCATGCCTTGTTGAATCAACGCGGCCATGTCCAGTTTATTTTTACCCGATACCTGTGGAGAGTCAGCAAGTGCAGCACCAAATCCAAAATGGTCGACAATCTGTGTGATCATGCCGCCAACCGAAATGTCGCCTGAAGTAGCGCGACCAACTCTACCTAGGTAGTCAGCTGCAAATGCTGCTACGTTGATAGGAGTTTGTGCTGCCATACTATATAGAAAGAACAACTCCCTTTGGGTGGCGACACCGGTGCTATCTCCGCGACCAAACATGGTGTACGCCAAAGCCTTCTACACGTACCTGAAATAAGGGTTATGGATACCCGATGCTTTTACCCCTTTGGAAACATATTTAGTGTTACCTGTTATAGCGGTCCAGAATTCCGCAGGGACAAAAGTATCGGGCACCGTTCTAGAGCCTACGATTGGGAGTTTTAGGATACTCCCTAACTCATCCACAAACAATTCCATATCAGTATTAAATAATCGAAAATGCAAAGTACCGTAGTATTCTTTCTCCGTTCCATTCCACCTATTTTTCAACTTAAATTTAATGGTACTCAAGAATTCAAGAGTAATGCGCGCAAAAGTTGGCACTTCTAACTGCATGAATTCCAACATTCCTAAGGTGTGGAACATACGGTGAACCTCAGCTTGCAATCCCAATTCCTGAAAAGTTCCATTACACATGTACCTGGTGGGGGTTAATTTTCTTTTAAGATGAACCGCATACCTCTTTTGGTGCTCCAAGTTTTCGAACATAATGTTGTGCTCATTCGGGGTTCTTCTCGCCCTTTGACGTGGCCGGGATGATTCCGCCACATTTTTGCTTTTGTCAACTCGGCGAGACATGTTCTTACCTGCACACAACAAAAAGAAACTAGAAATTGAAAAGAGAGATTAGGCAAAAATATTACCGTAGGAAGGTAGAGGATGGAAAATGGAAGAACTTTTGTGAAGACGGATGGAGATTTTGATGGAGTTATGAGGTGAAAGTATGGAGCTTTATGTGAGAAAGAATGGAGGTTTTTAGGTATTTTTAAGAGAAAGAGAGATGAAGGTGAGAGAATAGGTAAGGGAAGAGGTTAATGAGGAGTGAATGGGTGATAAAATGGTTTTAGTGGGGGAAATTCGGTGGTGGGTCCAAGGGCGAACGgtaaaaaaatttgaaaaaaaatccACTACGCTAGctgacacgggcgaccgtgtcagCGCAAATGACCTCCTTGACACGGGTCGTGTCCTTCCAAATTACAGCTTCTTCACGCAGGGGatgacacgggccgtgtcacctgacacgggcacccgtgtcaggccCCTGGAAACCCCTTTCCTAATCACTtcctgacacgggccatgtcagctgacaaaggcacccgtgtcaggcccctgatttttcaatttcttttattgctttctCGAGCTATACCAGGCTTCTGCTTCCGAATTTTCCAGAGACTTTTTGCGCACAAAATTTTTAGCTCCTCTAGCAAACATTGTTCAAACCTACAAGTAAATAACCCACAACCAAACAACGAAATAGTTAGACACAAAAGCATGGTTCCCTTCCACGTAGCGCTTCATTTAACGTCGCTTGGCTCGACGGTTGTGCATCTTATCAGACAAgatgaacaacatcaatttgGCCAACCTCTTGCTCCACATTGTAAGGCTTCAATCTTTGGCCATTCACTTTAAAAATGTCCATATTGAATGGATTTTTTATTTCGATTGCTCCATGGGGATATACCTTGTGTACCATAAACGGATCCGACCATTTCGATCTCAGTTTTCCCGAGAACAACTTCATCCTCGAATTAAATAGTAGTACCATTTATCCTTCCCAAAATTTCTTCCTTTGGATCCTTCTATCATGCCATTTCTTTGTTTGATCTTTGTAGATCTTGGCATTTTCATATGCTCGGTTCCTAAATTCTTCTAACTAATGGAGTTGATGTATTCTGGATTCTCCTGCTTTCGAAATATCCAAATTAAGGAATTTTGAAGCCCACAAAGCTTTGCGTTCAAGTTTTAAGGGTAAGTGACATGCCTTACCATATACCAATTGATAAGGGGACATATCAATCGGTGTTTTGAAAGCAGTTCAGTATGCCCAAAGCGCATCATCAAGCTTACTTGCCCAATCTTTGCAAGATGAGTTGACCGTCTTCTCCAGAATTTGTTTCAGTTGTCTATTCGATACTTCAACTTGACCACTTGTTTGCGGATGGTATGGAGTGGCTATACGATGTTTTACATTATACTTCAAGATTAGCTTCTCCATTAGGTGATTTAAGAAGTGAGTTCCTTCTTCACTTATTAGAGCTCTTGGCACTCCAAACGTGACAAATATATTTTCTTTCAGAAACTTGACTACCACTTTTGCATCATTCGTCGGTAGAGCaactgcttctacccacttagATACATAATCCACCGCCACCAAAATGTAATTCCTTCCAAATGAAGGTGGAAATGGTCCGATAAAGTCGATACCCCAAACGTCGAAGAGTTCAACTTCCAACGTGGGGTTTTGcggcatctgatttcttttcgAGATGTTTCTCATCCTTTGACACTTATCACATTCCTTGATTACTTGctgagcatctttgaaaagtgtaggccagtacaagcctgactggaggactttggttgcggttctatcaccactaaagtgtccacCATAGTCAGAGTCATGGCATGCTTTCAGGACATCTCTATGTTCTTCTTCAGGAACACATCTTCTGACCAGCCCGTCTACTCCTTTCTTGTACAAGAAAGGGTCATCCCACaagtaaaacctgcaatcatgtacaaactttttctttttgttagagTCAAATTCGCTAGGGATCACCCCGCCTACAAGATAGTTTGCATAGTCTGCAAACCATGGCATTCCAATAACAGCAAGGATGTGTTCGtcagcaaactcatcctttattggaCGCTTTTCTTCATTCTCCTCTATGGGGGACATCCGAGAAAGGTGATTTGCCACAATATTTTCACACCCTCTTTTGTCACGAATTTCCACATCAAACTCTTGGAGGAGTAAGATCCATCTCAACAGTCTTGGCTTAGAGTCCTGCTTAGCAAATAAAtacttcaaagcagcatggtcagtataaacaatgactctagaacccaacagaTATTGCCTGAATTTATCGAAGGCATAAACCACCGCTAGCAACTCCTTCTCGGTAGTCGCgtagttcatctgtgcagggttcAAAACATGactcgcataatatatgacaTGCAACAGTTTATCTCTATGTTATCCAAGAACTGCTCCCACTGCAatgtcactcgcatcacacatgacctcaaaaggtagagaccaatctggggcaatCACAATTGGTGCCttcaccaatttattttttatagtttCAAATGCAACGACACACTCTTTATCAAAAATGAAAGCCTTGTCCTTAACCAACTGGGTAGTTAAAGGTTTAGCTATCTTAGAAAAGTCTCTTATGAACCTGTGGTAGAAACCCGCATGCCCTAAGAAACTTCTTATACCTTTTTCGTTCATTGGAGGGGGTAGCTTTTCGATTACCTCGATCTTGGCTTGGTCCACTTCTATTCCTTTGTGAgaaattttgtgacccaagactatgccttctcgcaccatgaagtggcacttctccctGTTGAGAATCAAGTTGGTctgttggcatctttctaacacaagggaaaggttagttaaacaattatcaaaagagaaaccaaataccgagaagtcatccatgaagacctTCATATGCTTTTTGAGCATGTCCGCAAAAATGGAagtcatgcatctttgaaatgtggctggtgcattacataacccgaatggcattcttctgtaagcaaaaataccataggggcaaGTAAAAGCTGTATTCTCTTGATCTTCTGGTGCAACCGctatctgattatatccagagtatccatcaagGAAACAATATTACTCGTGACCAaccaacctttccaacatctaatcgatgaatggtaaaggaaaatgatcctttcttGTCGCCAAATTCAACCTTCTATAATTGATGCAAACACGCCACCCCGTGACCGTCCTTGTAGGAAGCAGctcatttttttcattctttatcaCGGTAGTTCCTCCTTTCTTTGGAACCACATGAACATGACTCACCCAAGAGCTATCGGATATGGGATAAATCAACCCAGCCTCTAATAGTTTAACAAATTCTTTCCTAACCACTTCCTTCATTGCGGGATTTAGTCTTCTTTGGGGTTGCACCACTGGTTTGTGACCAtcctccatgagaattttatgcatacATACCATAAGGCTTATCCCCTTCAAGTCTTCTATCGCCCATCCCATTGCACTTTTGTGCTTCTTCAGAACCTTGACGAGCTTGTCTTCTTGGGACACTTCTATATTAGAGCTTATAATAGCCGGACATTTCCTTTCAGAATCTAGAAAAACATACTTGAGATTTTCAGGCAATTGTTTCAGCTCAGCCACTTTCTTGGTCTCATGTTTCTTTTCCTCAACCTGGGGTTCCCTCAAGTTTTCCCATCGGAGTGACCGGGATCCCTTAAAGGGTGGTTGTGTTGCCATCATAGTTAACACTTCCCTCTCCTTTTCATCAGCTTCTTGAGTGCCTTCAGAAATTAATAGACTTAGAACTCTCTCCAAGGGCAATTTTTGTTCACCTAAAGGATTTTCTTTCAGAACCATTTGGTCAATCACCTCTATATGTTGACTGGTGGCCACATCATCTTTGTACTTCATGGTGTTACGCACATCAATTTTCAACTCTTCGTCGTAAACTTTTAGAGTCATGGTGCCCTCTTCTATATCTATCAAACATCTTCCTGTCTCCAAAAATGGTCTACCAAGGATGAGtggtatctcttcatcttccggcatttctaagatgacaaagtccaccggaaatacaaacttatcaatcttcacaagaacatcttctaccactccataaggtctcttcacagagtggtcagcaaattgaagtgtcattctggtatcttgcacTTTTCCAATCCCTAAcctcttgtaaatggataacggcatgagactcacacttgcccccaagtctataagggcctttttgaaagatctatccctgatagtgcaagggatagttaccgagcctcgatctttcttcttcactagaATCTCCATACCCTGCAAAATTGCACTACAAGTTTCGGTTAGTACAATAGGGTCAGTGTCTGTGCTCCTCTTCTTTGAAATAATATccttcataaatttagcataAGAAGGCATTTTCTCAAGTGCCTCCAAGAACGAAATGTTAATCTCAAGCTTTTTGAACATCTCCAAGAATTTCTCGAAGTTCTTCTCATGTTGctctttcttcttatttcttgtggGGAAAGGGATTTTGACAACCGGCTTTGATTCACTAACTTTTTCTTTAACCACCAGTTTAGGTACCACCACCTCTTCACTCacaacctcattttcttttat encodes:
- the LOC127131189 gene encoding uncharacterized protein LOC127131189; amino-acid sequence: MDLIKVAGLLKIMVGFSQCYEGLVKEFIINIPVDISDKNNKEFCKVFVRARQVKGWPVKNHLSVGKLTVKYAILHKIGATNWVPTNHISTIANTFGRFIFVVGTKVKFDYGRFMFEQIIKHASTNAVKLPIAFPLMICGIILNQHPGIMCSNDLHSRRKPFLYVHYKLFEGSHIEDIVMTSSMKKPTSKVGTIVELNEACKELGEGIRVATARKQSLEALIASLEQAEGENIENANVSHEEEAEAHTSSKRFANNDDTSGSSVSGADEDASSSSTE